The Streptomyces camelliae genome window below encodes:
- a CDS encoding UbiA family prenyltransferase: protein MIVVAEITDGILISKARPSLVFRYARLSLVEARPTVQIVFLLRYALGTAFTSRQHGPNPEQLVVGALAWWLAVVAAYLINGVMDVKEDRANGSVRPIARGDLPERTAAFLTAGATAGSLLLSQFVPGLTIWTAAFLLLGWIYSAPPFPAKRWSSACAVVVFGLGWTSFAGGAATAGGGLDTAGLVFATVMSAWMALVGSVVKDLSDVDGDATGGRRTVAVRHGAWLARALGAAGALAVGTGGVLAALRWAPLTLAAMVPVAVGAVCVVVQIVRTARIEGADKHTRRSAYRAFMRTQYTANLVMVAALVLHATTTMR, encoded by the coding sequence GTGATCGTCGTGGCCGAGATAACCGACGGAATACTCATCTCCAAGGCGCGACCCAGCCTCGTCTTTCGTTACGCACGTCTTTCTCTGGTGGAGGCGCGCCCGACCGTTCAGATCGTCTTCCTTCTGCGGTACGCATTGGGCACCGCATTCACCTCGCGTCAACACGGGCCGAACCCGGAGCAGTTGGTCGTCGGCGCTCTCGCCTGGTGGCTGGCCGTGGTCGCCGCCTACCTCATCAATGGCGTCATGGACGTCAAGGAGGACCGCGCCAATGGGTCCGTCCGGCCGATCGCACGGGGGGATCTGCCGGAAAGGACGGCCGCTTTCCTGACCGCGGGCGCCACCGCGGGTTCCCTTCTCCTTTCGCAATTCGTTCCCGGACTCACGATCTGGACTGCGGCATTCCTCTTGCTGGGCTGGATCTATTCGGCGCCGCCTTTTCCCGCGAAGCGCTGGAGCAGTGCGTGCGCGGTCGTGGTGTTCGGTCTCGGCTGGACCTCGTTCGCGGGCGGTGCTGCCACCGCCGGCGGCGGGCTGGACACGGCCGGACTCGTCTTCGCCACCGTCATGAGCGCCTGGATGGCCCTGGTGGGATCGGTGGTCAAGGACCTCAGTGACGTCGACGGGGACGCCACCGGCGGGCGCCGTACCGTGGCGGTACGCCATGGCGCCTGGCTGGCGCGGGCGCTCGGTGCGGCGGGCGCGCTGGCCGTCGGTACGGGCGGGGTCCTGGCGGCGCTGCGCTGGGCGCCGTTGACGCTCGCGGCGATGGTCCCGGTGGCCGTCGGAGCCGTCTGTGTGGTGGTGCAGATCGTGCGCACCGCCCGGATCGAGGGCGCGGACAAGCACACGCGCCGCAGCGCCTACCGCGCCTTCATGCGCACCCAGTACACGGCGAACCTCGTCATGGTCGCGGCCCTGGTGCTGCACGCGACGACGACGATGCGGTGA
- a CDS encoding FAD-dependent monooxygenase — protein sequence MTDVVIAGGGPVGLMLACELRLAGVDVLVLERLTERVPHSKALGMHARTLEVLDQRGLAERFLEGHKRAPTTHFAGLRPLEFDASATRHPYMLLIPQAHTERLLAERAAELGVEIRYGTEVTGLAQDADGVDIEVAGGAPLRARYLVGCDGSRSTVRRLLGVDFPGTPATLTAMIADVTLDDPPATPALLARHPGGQAGVLEYESGMYRAMTIEYDTVADPDVPVTFDEFKATFRRIAGTDHGMRDAIWVSRFGDAARQADRYRVGRVFLSGDAAHIHNPSGGQGLNLGVQDAVNLGWKLAAAVHGHAGEDLLDSYHTERHPVGARVLQNTHAQVALSRPGHAVDALRELFAELIRAEEVNRRLTGLVSALDVRYPVDGAHPLTGARMPDADLKTADGDTRMSRLLHSGRGVLLDLTEDPALRSAAAGWAGRVDLVPARHTDARLDGVDAVLVRPDGYVAWAAPTDVTLPHALTTWFGPAR from the coding sequence ATGACGGACGTGGTCATCGCGGGCGGCGGCCCGGTGGGACTGATGCTGGCGTGCGAGCTGCGGCTGGCCGGCGTGGACGTGCTGGTGCTGGAACGGCTCACCGAGCGGGTACCGCACTCGAAGGCGCTCGGCATGCACGCGCGGACCCTGGAGGTGCTCGACCAACGGGGCCTCGCCGAGCGCTTCCTGGAGGGTCACAAGCGGGCGCCCACCACGCACTTCGCCGGGCTGCGGCCGCTGGAGTTCGACGCCTCCGCCACGCGGCACCCGTACATGCTGCTCATCCCGCAGGCGCACACCGAACGACTGCTCGCCGAGCGCGCCGCCGAACTGGGCGTGGAGATCCGGTACGGCACCGAGGTCACCGGTCTCGCCCAGGACGCCGACGGCGTCGACATCGAGGTGGCCGGCGGCGCGCCGCTGCGGGCCCGGTACCTGGTCGGCTGCGACGGCAGCCGCAGCACCGTGCGCCGGCTGCTCGGCGTGGACTTCCCCGGCACCCCGGCCACGCTCACCGCGATGATCGCCGACGTCACCCTCGACGACCCCCCGGCCACACCGGCGCTGCTGGCCCGGCACCCGGGCGGGCAGGCCGGGGTGCTGGAGTACGAGTCCGGGATGTACCGGGCGATGACCATCGAGTACGACACGGTGGCCGACCCGGACGTCCCGGTGACCTTCGACGAGTTCAAGGCCACCTTCCGGCGGATCGCCGGCACCGACCACGGCATGCGGGACGCGATCTGGGTGTCCCGGTTCGGCGACGCCGCCCGGCAGGCCGACCGGTACCGGGTGGGCCGCGTGTTCCTCTCCGGGGACGCCGCGCACATCCACAACCCGTCCGGCGGACAGGGCCTGAACCTCGGTGTGCAGGACGCGGTGAACCTCGGCTGGAAGCTGGCCGCCGCCGTCCACGGACACGCCGGCGAGGACCTGCTGGACAGCTACCACACCGAGCGCCACCCGGTCGGCGCGCGCGTGCTGCAGAACACCCACGCCCAGGTCGCGCTGAGCCGCCCCGGACACGCGGTGGACGCCCTGCGCGAGCTGTTCGCGGAGCTGATCCGGGCCGAGGAGGTCAACCGCCGGCTCACCGGCCTGGTCAGCGCGCTCGACGTGCGCTACCCGGTCGACGGCGCCCACCCGCTGACGGGCGCGCGCATGCCGGACGCCGACCTCAAGACCGCCGACGGCGACACCCGTATGTCCCGGCTGCTGCACTCCGGCCGGGGCGTCCTGCTCGACCTGACCGAGGACCCCGCGCTGCGCTCCGCCGCGGCCGGGTGGGCCGGCCGTGTCGACCTCGTACCGGCCCGGCACACGGACGCGCGCCTGGACGGCGTGGACGCGGTGCTGGTGCGCCCCGACGGCTATGTGGCCTGGGCGGCCCCGACCGATGTGACCCTGCCTCACGCCCTGACCACCTGGTTCGGCCCGGCGCGCTGA
- a CDS encoding PPOX class F420-dependent oxidoreductase translates to MSLIPESHRDLLERPLFAHLATTRAGQGGPQVNPMWCSWDGTHLRFTSTRTRVKYRNVTADPRVAVSINDPDEPYRYLEIRGVVERVDDDSSGAFFVELADRYSRELNGRLPQDVKDRVVYVVRPTAVSYQ, encoded by the coding sequence ATGAGTCTCATACCCGAAAGCCACCGCGACCTCCTGGAGCGGCCGCTCTTCGCCCACCTGGCGACGACGCGGGCCGGACAGGGCGGCCCGCAGGTGAATCCGATGTGGTGCTCCTGGGACGGCACCCATCTGCGCTTCACGAGCACCAGGACCCGCGTCAAGTACCGGAACGTGACGGCCGATCCGCGGGTCGCCGTGTCCATCAACGATCCGGACGAGCCGTACCGCTATCTGGAGATCCGCGGTGTCGTCGAACGCGTCGACGACGACTCCTCCGGCGCGTTCTTCGTGGAACTGGCCGACCGCTACAGCAGGGAGCTGAACGGCCGGCTGCCCCAGGACGTCAAGGACCGCGTGGTGTACGTGGTCCGGCCGACGGCCGTCAGCTACCAGTGA
- a CDS encoding cysteine hydrolase family protein, with protein sequence MTETRAALILVDLQHWILGMHPWEPTPAAALVDACARLREGFTEVVLVRHLHADGSDGGPEAPAGRLHERVAPGPGDLVVVKHGLDAFEGTDLGARLAARGITDVVIAGLSTAHAVAATARTALASGYRVTLVSDATTTVSAAEQDRVLGQLAAAGAAVRTTEEILSGRLVTGS encoded by the coding sequence ATGACCGAGACCCGTGCCGCGCTGATACTCGTCGACCTGCAGCACTGGATCCTGGGAATGCACCCGTGGGAGCCGACGCCCGCGGCGGCGCTCGTCGATGCCTGCGCCCGGCTGCGCGAGGGCTTCACGGAGGTGGTGCTGGTCCGTCACCTGCATGCCGACGGCTCCGACGGCGGGCCCGAGGCCCCTGCGGGCCGGCTGCACGAGCGTGTCGCACCGGGACCGGGCGACCTGGTGGTCGTCAAGCACGGCCTCGACGCGTTCGAGGGGACGGATCTGGGGGCGCGGCTGGCCGCGCGGGGGATCACCGACGTGGTGATCGCCGGCCTGTCGACGGCGCACGCAGTGGCCGCCACGGCCCGGACGGCGCTGGCATCGGGCTACCGGGTCACCCTGGTCTCCGATGCCACCACCACGGTCTCGGCCGCCGAACAGGACCGGGTCCTCGGTCAGTTGGCCGCGGCGGGTGCCGCGGTCCGCACGACCGAGGAGATCCTGTCCGGACGGCTCGTCACTGGTAGCTGA
- a CDS encoding serine hydrolase domain-containing protein: MELRADRLDGLGKYFGRLTAEGKIPGYSAMVSQHGEVKYESSGGMANIAEGIPMTADSIFRTWSLSKPMTSVAFMKLVEDGLVGLNDPLADYLPAFRDQRVYRTGLPAAPVTEGLLEPIRMWHLLTHTAGLGYGAHQSHAVDTLYVGQGYTVEPPAGTSLAEAVDAWASFPLRFQPGTGWNYGVSTDVLGRVIEVVSGKRLDVFMRESFFEPLGLTDSGFRVDPRNKDRYAEIYSPTADGGIEHNPQASVYPTEEPVFLSGGGGIYTTVADYMKFLGMLAAGGRIAGGSDFYLSPLTVESIRGNHLPGNITLGAGFGNWAVPAVNELMPGAGFGLGFMTVESPRETHLLTRQGEYFWLSMSSANFFIDPASGVAALVSPQLFPSRTLPVTNRLRQFVYQACR; the protein is encoded by the coding sequence ATGGAGCTCAGGGCGGATCGTCTGGACGGTCTGGGGAAGTACTTCGGCCGGCTGACCGCCGAGGGAAAGATCCCCGGATATTCGGCCATGGTGTCGCAGCACGGGGAGGTGAAGTACGAATCCTCCGGCGGAATGGCGAACATAGCCGAGGGAATTCCCATGACGGCGGACAGCATCTTCCGCACCTGGTCGCTGAGCAAGCCGATGACCTCGGTGGCCTTCATGAAGCTGGTCGAGGACGGCCTGGTGGGTCTGAACGACCCGCTGGCCGACTATCTGCCGGCCTTCCGTGACCAGCGCGTCTACCGCACCGGACTGCCCGCGGCCCCCGTCACCGAGGGCCTGCTGGAGCCGATCCGGATGTGGCACCTGCTGACCCACACCGCGGGCCTCGGCTACGGCGCCCACCAGTCGCACGCCGTGGACACCCTGTACGTGGGCCAGGGCTACACGGTGGAACCGCCGGCCGGCACCAGCCTCGCCGAGGCCGTCGACGCCTGGGCCTCCTTCCCGCTGCGCTTCCAGCCGGGCACGGGCTGGAACTACGGCGTGAGCACCGACGTCCTGGGCCGGGTCATCGAGGTGGTCTCCGGCAAGCGCCTCGACGTCTTCATGCGCGAGTCGTTCTTCGAGCCGCTGGGCCTGACGGACTCCGGCTTCCGCGTGGACCCGCGGAACAAGGACCGGTACGCCGAGATCTACAGCCCCACCGCCGACGGCGGCATCGAGCACAACCCGCAGGCGAGCGTCTACCCCACCGAGGAGCCGGTCTTCCTGTCGGGCGGCGGCGGCATCTACACCACGGTCGCCGACTACATGAAGTTCCTCGGCATGCTGGCGGCGGGCGGCAGGATCGCCGGCGGCTCCGACTTCTATCTGTCGCCGCTGACCGTCGAGTCGATCCGCGGCAACCATCTGCCGGGAAACATCACGCTGGGCGCCGGATTCGGCAACTGGGCCGTGCCCGCCGTCAACGAACTGATGCCCGGCGCCGGCTTCGGACTGGGCTTCATGACGGTCGAGTCACCGCGCGAGACCCATCTGCTGACGCGTCAGGGCGAGTACTTCTGGCTCTCGATGAGCAGCGCCAACTTCTTCATCGACCCCGCGTCGGGCGTCGCCGCCCTGGTCTCACCGCAGCTGTTCCCGTCCCGCACCCTGCCGGTCACCAATCGCCTGCGGCAGTTCGTCTACCAGGCCTGCCGATGA
- a CDS encoding acyl-CoA thioesterase has protein sequence MDSYGHVNNCEVVRIIEEARMRWLMTSGVFDGETAVVAAHEIGYLRPLQYSLDPVNVEVWTSNVRRSSFEFNFRVLNNARQVSVKAVSRMVMFDLVKQEAYAMSPRLREHLAAASGERL, from the coding sequence ATGGATTCCTACGGTCACGTCAACAACTGTGAAGTCGTCCGGATCATCGAAGAAGCCCGTATGAGATGGCTCATGACGAGCGGGGTCTTCGACGGGGAGACCGCGGTCGTCGCGGCCCATGAGATCGGATATCTGCGTCCGCTCCAGTACTCGCTCGACCCGGTCAACGTCGAGGTGTGGACCTCGAATGTCCGGCGGTCCAGCTTCGAATTCAATTTCCGGGTTCTGAACAACGCCCGGCAGGTGAGCGTCAAGGCCGTCAGCCGGATGGTGATGTTCGACCTCGTCAAGCAGGAGGCGTACGCCATGAGTCCGCGGCTGCGCGAACATCTCGCCGCCGCCAGCGGAGAACGCCTGTAG
- a CDS encoding MFS transporter — MGTLGLTIVLVAAALTMIDASIVNVALPSIQSTLHTDASVSQFVVSGYVIAYAILLVLGGKLGDRYGRRRLLQIGVLAFTLTSLACGLAPNIDSLIVARVLQGGSAAFLLPQALSTIQTSLADSAKTRAIGLYGAIGGLSAAAGQLLGGVLVWANIAGLEWRPIFLVNVPLGILALIGAKAQVPDTKAAANQPMDLGGTVLLGVGVLALLIPLSVGRQVHWAVWCWALIALAVVAGVVLWRYERKLEQQGRTPLIPPSLVRLRPVNRGLLVLGSGFLVFSGFSFAVPLALQDGNGMSAVESGLSVAPLAVGAFLGSLRAPKVMGTFGMRTVNVGGGFLVAGLALLIVAAKAWWPHLHFYELILAMFLIGVGNGLFIPPVFRTILTALPPDQAGAGSGIMSTTQQTSVAVGTAVLGQVFISFAAGGDMNLGFVTVTAAYLVVGALLLLFGGAALTQKTGD, encoded by the coding sequence ATGGGCACGCTGGGCCTGACCATCGTCCTGGTCGCCGCGGCCCTGACGATGATCGACGCGTCGATCGTCAACGTCGCCCTGCCGTCGATCCAGTCGACCCTGCACACCGACGCCTCGGTGTCGCAGTTCGTGGTCAGCGGCTATGTCATCGCCTACGCCATCCTCCTGGTGCTGGGCGGCAAACTCGGTGACCGCTACGGCCGCCGGCGCCTGTTGCAGATCGGCGTCCTGGCGTTCACCCTGACCTCGCTGGCCTGCGGGCTGGCACCGAACATCGACTCCCTGATCGTCGCCCGGGTCCTGCAGGGCGGATCGGCCGCCTTCCTGCTCCCGCAGGCGCTCTCCACGATCCAGACCTCCCTGGCCGACTCGGCCAAGACCCGCGCCATCGGCCTGTACGGTGCGATCGGCGGCCTGTCGGCCGCGGCCGGCCAGCTGCTCGGCGGCGTCCTCGTCTGGGCGAACATCGCGGGCCTGGAATGGCGGCCCATCTTCCTGGTGAACGTCCCGCTGGGCATCCTGGCCCTGATCGGCGCGAAGGCCCAGGTGCCCGACACCAAGGCCGCCGCCAACCAGCCCATGGACCTCGGCGGCACGGTCCTCCTCGGCGTCGGCGTGCTCGCGCTGCTGATCCCGCTCAGCGTCGGCCGGCAGGTGCACTGGGCCGTGTGGTGCTGGGCGCTGATCGCGCTCGCGGTCGTCGCCGGCGTCGTACTGTGGCGCTACGAGCGGAAGTTGGAACAGCAGGGGCGCACCCCGCTGATCCCGCCGTCGCTGGTCCGGCTGCGTCCGGTCAACCGAGGTCTGCTCGTCCTCGGCTCCGGCTTCCTGGTCTTCAGCGGCTTCTCCTTCGCGGTCCCGCTCGCCCTCCAGGACGGCAACGGCATGAGCGCGGTGGAGTCGGGCCTGTCGGTGGCACCGCTGGCCGTGGGCGCCTTCCTCGGCTCGCTGCGGGCACCGAAGGTCATGGGCACGTTCGGCATGCGCACCGTGAACGTCGGCGGCGGCTTCCTCGTCGCCGGTCTGGCCCTGCTGATCGTCGCCGCCAAGGCGTGGTGGCCGCACCTGCACTTCTACGAGCTCATCCTCGCGATGTTCCTCATCGGTGTCGGCAACGGCCTGTTCATCCCGCCGGTGTTCCGCACGATCCTCACCGCCCTGCCGCCGGACCAGGCGGGCGCGGGCAGCGGGATCATGTCGACCACCCAGCAGACCTCGGTCGCCGTCGGCACGGCGGTCCTGGGCCAGGTGTTCATCAGCTTCGCCGCCGGCGGCGACATGAACCTCGGGTTCGTCACCGTGACCGCGGCCTACCTCGTGGTCGGCGCCCTGCTCCTGCTCTTCGGCGGCGCGGCCCTCACGCAGAAGACCGGGGACTGA
- a CDS encoding ketoacyl-ACP synthase III family protein: MFIGDLYLNGCAVSYPATRVPVAEALAQGLVRDFDETIGNPDVPVFDENAPAADMAVEALRQSLKSTGTDASDVDLLIHCGWWHQGFDIWSAAHYVAHRTGALGAVPMNLSQGCNAPMAALELTVRAMRADDTIRTGAVTAADAMQFPQVDRWNLNYGCVHGDAGTAMLVSREPAARGAFRIVSIASKAAPELEEMNRSGYTATPGPALRDGGRVDLKAAKKAYLTQYGMDGFMGRSREALTGCVRQALQDAGLDGGESRIRVVSVPRLSGKIFETVYRAQLAPLFGAEKLVWWGDRTAHLGVADVGANIEDTHDEHALEPGDITVVVNAGGGYTWSCLVLESVA; the protein is encoded by the coding sequence ATGTTCATCGGCGACCTGTACCTCAACGGCTGCGCGGTGTCCTATCCCGCCACGCGTGTCCCGGTGGCCGAGGCGCTGGCGCAGGGGCTGGTCCGCGACTTCGACGAGACCATCGGCAACCCGGACGTACCCGTCTTCGACGAGAACGCACCGGCCGCCGACATGGCCGTGGAGGCCCTGCGCCAGTCGCTCAAGTCGACCGGCACGGACGCCTCGGACGTGGACCTGCTGATCCACTGCGGATGGTGGCACCAGGGCTTCGACATCTGGAGCGCGGCGCACTACGTCGCCCACCGGACCGGTGCCCTGGGCGCCGTACCGATGAATCTCTCGCAGGGGTGCAACGCCCCGATGGCGGCGCTCGAACTCACCGTCCGGGCGATGCGGGCCGACGACACCATCCGGACCGGCGCCGTCACGGCGGCCGACGCCATGCAGTTCCCGCAGGTCGACCGCTGGAACCTCAACTACGGCTGTGTGCACGGCGACGCGGGCACCGCGATGCTGGTCTCGCGAGAGCCGGCCGCGCGGGGCGCCTTCCGTATCGTCTCGATCGCCAGCAAGGCGGCCCCCGAGCTCGAAGAGATGAACCGGTCCGGATACACCGCGACCCCCGGCCCCGCCCTGCGGGACGGCGGCCGGGTGGATCTGAAGGCGGCCAAGAAGGCGTACCTCACGCAGTACGGCATGGACGGGTTCATGGGCCGCTCCCGTGAGGCCCTCACGGGGTGCGTGCGCCAGGCCCTGCAGGACGCCGGACTCGACGGCGGCGAGAGCCGTATCCGCGTCGTCTCGGTGCCCCGGCTCAGCGGAAAGATCTTCGAGACCGTCTACCGGGCCCAGCTCGCCCCGCTCTTCGGCGCCGAGAAGCTGGTCTGGTGGGGCGACCGCACGGCCCACCTGGGCGTCGCCGACGTCGGCGCCAACATCGAGGACACCCACGACGAACACGCCCTGGAACCCGGCGACATCACCGTCGTGGTGAACGCGGGCGGCGGCTACACCTGGTCCTGCCTGGTGCTGGAGTCCGTCGCCTGA
- a CDS encoding acyl carrier protein: MTTAFVSDETIRETTLDIIVDELELDAEPDEVDGAADLIEFYGADSLGLIQVLARVNKQLGIRVPREQAVDLRTVELLVQRIIDIRDGKGGDQ, encoded by the coding sequence ATGACCACTGCTTTCGTTTCCGACGAGACCATCCGCGAGACCACCCTCGACATCATCGTCGACGAGCTGGAGCTGGACGCCGAGCCCGACGAGGTCGACGGCGCCGCCGACCTGATCGAGTTCTACGGCGCCGATTCCCTCGGCCTCATCCAGGTCCTGGCCCGCGTCAACAAGCAGCTGGGCATCCGCGTGCCCCGCGAGCAGGCCGTCGACCTGCGCACCGTCGAGCTCCTCGTGCAGCGCATCATCGACATCCGCGACGGCAAGGGCGGCGACCAGTGA
- a CDS encoding beta-ketoacyl-[acyl-carrier-protein] synthase family protein, which yields MTRPARRVVVTGMGCVSSIGTGVEEFTEGIKAGLSGVSEIASFDAGDFPVRLAGEVQGFDPAAIVRTIDLDDWGRTAHFAAAAARLAMDDSGLELDEETRATAGAIIGTTNGEAPSVDTLTHQWLDGGPSTLSADVAHRISAGNIAAAAATELGLYGETVVIPTACSAANYAIGSAADKIIAGEADVMVAGGADSVNRFTHAGFLSLGAVADGVPRPFDQDRSGIVTAEGGAVLVLEELEHAKRRGAHIYAELLGYGLSCDAHHIVHPDAESIATCIRRAHANSGIVAEDVDYICAHGTGTPTNDITEVTATRLVFGDEHPPMSSIKSMLGHTMGAASGFGAIACCKAIEDAFLPPTINLRTVDPAFGEGIDFVGNGAKGAAVRVAQNHGFAFGGNNAITIFGAYADGEPVGAGEGPR from the coding sequence GTGACGCGCCCGGCACGCCGGGTCGTCGTCACCGGCATGGGATGTGTGAGCAGCATCGGCACCGGCGTCGAGGAGTTCACCGAGGGCATCAAGGCCGGTCTGAGCGGAGTCTCCGAGATCGCGTCCTTCGACGCCGGTGACTTCCCGGTCCGGCTGGCCGGCGAGGTGCAGGGCTTCGACCCCGCCGCGATCGTCCGCACCATCGACCTCGACGACTGGGGACGTACGGCCCACTTCGCGGCTGCCGCGGCCCGGCTCGCGATGGACGATTCCGGGCTCGAACTCGACGAGGAGACCCGGGCGACGGCGGGCGCGATCATCGGCACCACCAACGGTGAGGCACCCTCCGTCGACACCCTGACCCACCAGTGGCTGGACGGCGGCCCGAGCACCCTCTCCGCCGACGTGGCCCACCGGATCTCGGCCGGCAACATCGCCGCCGCCGCGGCCACCGAACTGGGCCTGTACGGCGAGACCGTCGTCATCCCGACGGCGTGCTCGGCCGCCAACTACGCCATCGGCAGCGCCGCTGACAAGATCATCGCCGGTGAGGCCGACGTGATGGTGGCCGGCGGCGCGGACAGTGTGAACCGCTTCACCCACGCCGGCTTCCTCAGCCTCGGCGCGGTCGCCGACGGGGTGCCCCGGCCCTTCGACCAGGACCGTTCGGGCATCGTCACCGCCGAGGGCGGCGCGGTGCTGGTCCTGGAGGAACTGGAGCACGCCAAGCGGCGCGGCGCCCACATCTACGCCGAACTGCTCGGCTACGGGCTCAGCTGCGACGCCCACCACATCGTCCACCCGGACGCGGAGTCCATCGCCACCTGCATCCGGCGGGCGCACGCCAACTCGGGCATCGTCGCCGAGGACGTCGACTACATCTGCGCCCACGGCACCGGCACGCCGACCAACGACATCACCGAGGTCACGGCGACCCGGCTGGTGTTCGGCGACGAGCACCCGCCGATGAGCTCCATCAAGTCGATGCTGGGCCACACGATGGGCGCGGCCAGCGGATTCGGCGCGATCGCCTGCTGCAAGGCGATCGAGGACGCCTTCCTGCCGCCCACCATCAACCTGCGCACCGTCGACCCGGCGTTCGGCGAGGGCATCGACTTCGTCGGCAACGGCGCCAAGGGAGCCGCGGTACGCGTCGCGCAGAACCACGGCTTCGCCTTCGGCGGCAACAACGCCATCACCATTTTCGGCGCCTATGCCGACGGCGAGCCCGTCGGCGCGGGGGAGGGACCGCGATGA
- a CDS encoding beta-ketoacyl synthase N-terminal-like domain-containing protein, with translation MSAAAELQISDVSVLSAAGVGLDALRARLREPGAAPGGAPAEDITQYEGLPGQVAAVPDFTITDYVPRKGTKNLDRTTKLGLAAATLLKRSLDERAEIGEASWASTGIAMGTVVGSLRSSVDLDIDIIEGKGTDLVNPAVFPNTTMNCCASQIAIWHSFRGPNSTLANGTVSALSALAYAARLIRCGHAERMLVGGVEELSPHTAWGIRLKKEVQESVFIGEGAALVALEPAGADASPAVATVTACEVMFAPERTQAGRTAALRRAVDRARAAAEAAGTGIDLVLPGNVGTALQTAEESALDHVDAERVDVRAAVGECGGALGAMQLAAAVALGRPGTGVLITGVDESGAVAAAVLTIEEHA, from the coding sequence ATGAGCGCGGCAGCAGAACTCCAGATCTCCGATGTGTCGGTGCTGTCCGCGGCCGGTGTCGGCCTGGACGCCCTGCGCGCCCGGCTCCGTGAGCCGGGCGCGGCCCCCGGCGGCGCGCCCGCCGAGGACATCACCCAGTACGAGGGCCTGCCCGGCCAGGTCGCGGCCGTACCGGACTTCACGATCACCGACTATGTGCCGCGCAAGGGCACGAAGAACCTCGACCGCACCACGAAGCTCGGCCTCGCCGCCGCCACCCTGCTCAAGCGGTCGCTGGACGAGCGGGCCGAGATCGGCGAGGCGTCCTGGGCGTCCACCGGGATCGCCATGGGCACGGTCGTCGGCAGCCTGCGCAGCAGCGTCGACCTGGACATCGACATCATCGAGGGCAAGGGCACCGACCTCGTCAACCCGGCGGTCTTCCCCAACACCACGATGAACTGCTGCGCCAGCCAGATAGCGATCTGGCACAGCTTCCGCGGCCCCAACTCCACCCTCGCCAACGGCACCGTCAGCGCCCTGTCCGCGCTGGCTTACGCGGCCCGGCTGATCCGCTGCGGTCACGCCGAGCGGATGCTCGTCGGCGGCGTCGAGGAGCTGTCGCCCCACACCGCGTGGGGGATCCGGCTGAAGAAGGAGGTCCAGGAGTCCGTCTTCATCGGCGAAGGCGCGGCCCTGGTCGCCCTCGAACCCGCCGGAGCGGACGCCTCGCCGGCCGTGGCCACGGTGACCGCCTGCGAGGTGATGTTCGCCCCCGAGCGCACCCAGGCCGGCCGCACCGCCGCCCTGCGCCGCGCGGTCGACCGGGCGCGGGCGGCGGCCGAAGCCGCCGGCACCGGCATCGACCTGGTCCTGCCCGGCAACGTCGGAACGGCTCTGCAGACCGCCGAGGAGTCGGCCCTCGACCACGTCGACGCCGAACGCGTGGACGTGCGGGCCGCGGTCGGCGAGTGCGGCGGCGCCCTGGGCGCCATGCAGCTCGCCGCCGCGGTCGCCCTCGGCCGGCCCGGCACCGGCGTGCTGATCACAGGGGTCGACGAGTCCGGGGCGGTGGCCGCGGCCGTGCTCACCATCGAGGAGCACGCATGA